The Francisella hispaniensis FSC454 genome includes the window CCTAAGTGAGTATACAAATCCTAAGCAAACGCAGAATCTTATCAGTATGCTTAAAATACCTTTTTTAAAGAAATAGATCTATCAACGAGCTTTGTGTTTTTCTTTTTTGATACAAAGAAATATATACAACAAGGTATAATCATCGCAGGAGCACCAAAATAGAAAGCACCTCTTAGCTCATCGTTAAATAATGTTAAAACCAAACATAAAACTTGTACCCATATGCCAAATAATGAGATATAAGGAAATAGAGGCGCTTTAAATAGCATTTTATCAGTAGCATTTCGTTGTATAACTTGTTTTCTAAAGTTATATTGCGACCAGCATATACAAATCCAACAAATTGTTGCAGTAAATCCTGACATTGCTAATAGGTTAGTAAAGGCAGCAGAAGCTGATAATTTAAATGAAAGTATTAAAAATGTCCATACAGCTATTATACTTACATAAACTGCAAAGTGCGGTATTGCTGATGAATTTAGTTTTCTAAATATGCTCGGAGCCATTCTTGCTCTGGATAAGCCATATAATGAGCGAACAGCCGCATAAAAGCCACTATTAGCACAAGAAAATGCAGCTATAAGGACTACAAATGCAAATACCGCAGCAAATTTATCTAGATGGTAATATTGCAGAGCTGTCGCAAAAACAGAATCATTTAAGTTCATCTCTTGCCATGGGAAGATTGTTGCAAGGAGGAAAACTGGTATTACATACAGGCCAACTATTCTTATTGCAACATGTTTAGCGATTCTTGGCATTTGTTTTTCAGCGTTATTAGATTCGCTTGCAGCTAATCCAATAATCTCTGAACCTTGGAAATTTACTAATAGTATCACCATAGTTGTTATTAAGATAAGTTTGCCTTTAGGAAAAAAGCCGCCATCGCTAACTATATAAGTGCCTCCTAGCGTACCACCAGTATTATTTTGAATGATGTCAAAAAATATCAGTATCGCAACTATACTAAATAGGCCAAGTGCTATAATTTTTATTAATGCCAGCCAAAACTCAATCTCACCAAAAATTTTTACTTTAGTAAGATTTATGATAGTTATAAATAAGCCAAATAAAGTAGCCCACATATAAGTAGGTACTGCAGGTAGAAATGTATGCATGATTATTCCACCAGCAATACATTCTGAAGGGATATAAATTATCCAGTTAAGCCAATATGACCAGCCCATGCCACATGCTATAGCTGGTGACACATATTTGGCAGTGTAATATATAAATGATCCAGAATTTGGGGAATTGGCTGTTAGTTCGGCTAAGCATAAAGTCACTGCATATACGATGATTCCAGCTAGAATATAGGCCAAAATAGCAGCTGGTCCAACTTCTGCTAATACGTAACCTGTACCTAAGAAGAAACAAGAGCCAATGATACCGCCTAAAGCTATTAGCTCTATGTGGCGAGGTTTTAGAGTTTTAGCAAGTGCCATAATTTACTCCAAAGCAGCTAGGGTAAGCGAATTATAGACTTGGTTTTAGCTTTGTCAACAAAAAATGCACTTTTTGCCTACTTGAATTTATAAAATATTTATTTGATAATGATATTCAAAGTAAATTCTACTAACTAGAGAAAGGTTGAAATGTCTGAAATAAACCAACTAGGCAAAGTCTATGAGCGCCCATGGGGAACTTATCAAACAATTAATTTTACTGACAAAAGCCAAACAAAAATAATTACTGTAAAACCACAAGGTCAACTTTCATTACAAAAGCATTTTAAGAGAGCTGAGCACTGGGTGGTTGTAACTGGTAGACCAACTATTACTGTAGATGATAATGTACGTGAATATAATGTTGGTGAGCATATATTTATACCTAAAGAAGCTATACATAGGCTTGAGAATTTTACAGATAGCGATATTCAGATTATAGAAGTACAAGTTGGTGATTATCTTGGTGAAGATGATATCGTGCGCTTAGAGGATATTTATAAGCGTAATTAAGCTTTTCAAATTGTATAAAAAAAATACTTATTTAGTCTTTAATCATCTAAAATAAATTCTATAACTAATCTAAATCATCATGGATATGTCAGATGAGTGTAAAGTCTAAAGCTGCTGTAGCATATAAAGCGGGTGAGCCGCTTTCTGTAGAAATTGTCAATGTAGGTTTACCCAAAGATAATGAGGTGTTAGTTGAAATTAAGGCAACTGGAATCTGTCATACAGATGCATATACATTATCAGGTAGAGATCCCGAGGGGCTCTTTCCTGCTATATTGGGTCATGAAGGTGCTGGTGAAGTAATAGCAGTTGGTAAAAATGTTACTTCTGTTAAGCCAGGTGACCATGTAATAGCATTATATACACCAGAGTGTAGAGAGTGTGAGTATTGTCTAAACCCTAAAACTAACCTATGCCAAGCAATTAGGCAAACTCAAGGTAGAGGAGTTATGCCAGATGGTAGCTCAAGATTTACTACTCTAGACGGCAGAGAAATTTATCATTATATGGGTTGCTCGACATTTTCAAACTATACAGTATTACCAGAAATTGCGGTTGCTAAAATTCGCAAAGATGCGCCTTTAGATAAGGTTTGCTATATTGGTTGTGGTGTTACAACTGGCATTGGTGCTGTAGTTAAGACAGCTAATGTTGAAGCTGGCTCAAGTGTGGTGGTGTTTGGCTTGGGTGGTATTGGCTTAAATGTAATCCAAGGCGCTAAACTTGTCGGTGCTGGGCAAATAGTTGGTGTTGATATTAACAATGATAAAAAGTCACTAGCAGAAAAGTATGGTATGACAGACTTTGTTAATCCTAATGAAATTGATGAAGATTTGGTTCAACATCTTATCCGCTTGACTGGTGGTGGGGCAGATTATAGCTTTGAATGTATCGGTAACACAACAGTTATGCGTCAAGCTTTAGAATGTGCGCATAAAGGCTGGGGAGTTAGTGTGATTATAGGAGTTGCCGGAGCAGGTGAAGAGATCTCTACACGGCCATTTCAACTAGTGACAGGACGTACATGGAAAGGTTCAGCATTTGGGGGAATGCGCGGTAGGACAGATGTACCAATGATTGTTGATTGGTATATGGATGGTAGGATCGATATCGATAATCTTATTACAGCAAATATCAAAATTGATGATATTAATAAAGGTTTTGCCGAAATGCACAATAATATTAGAACAGTTGTTACTTTTTAGATTTCTTAAGATAATTTAGAGGATTTATAAGGAAATATTACAAAGAGTTTTTATTTGTTGTTATAAGCTTTGATAGCTTTATCTAAAAGTTCGAGAGCTCTTTTAAGAGATTTTTCTTCTAAGATATATGCGATTCTTATCTCATCTTTACCAAGGCCTTTAGTTGCATAGAAGTCACCAGCAGGAGAGATCATTACAGTTTCGCGATTATCTTCAAAGTCTGTTAATAACCATAGTGCAAACTTCTCAGCATCATCAATAGGTAGTTTCGCAATTACATAAAAAGCACCAGTAGGCTTTTCACAAACTACATTATCCATTTTTGAAAGAGCTTCGAAAGTGATATCTCTTCTTTTTTGGTATTCTGTATTTACTTCTTTTAGATAATCTTCTGATACTTCATAAAGAGCAGCAGCACCAATTTGCTCAAGAGTTGGAACACATAGTCTAGCTTGGCATAGTTTTGTAGCTTCTTTAATAAACTCTTTATTTTTTGAACAAAGAGAGCCAATTCTAGCACCACAAGCACTATAGCGCTTAGATACAGAGTCAACGATAATTACACGATCTTCGACACCTTTGATATTACCAAAAGATGTACATACAAGTCCATCATAAGTGAATTCTCTATATACTTCATCACTGATTATAAATAGATCTTTTTCTTT containing:
- a CDS encoding amino acid permease; protein product: MALAKTLKPRHIELIALGGIIGSCFFLGTGYVLAEVGPAAILAYILAGIIVYAVTLCLAELTANSPNSGSFIYYTAKYVSPAIACGMGWSYWLNWIIYIPSECIAGGIIMHTFLPAVPTYMWATLFGLFITIINLTKVKIFGEIEFWLALIKIIALGLFSIVAILIFFDIIQNNTGGTLGGTYIVSDGGFFPKGKLILITTMVILLVNFQGSEIIGLAASESNNAEKQMPRIAKHVAIRIVGLYVIPVFLLATIFPWQEMNLNDSVFATALQYYHLDKFAAVFAFVVLIAAFSCANSGFYAAVRSLYGLSRARMAPSIFRKLNSSAIPHFAVYVSIIAVWTFLILSFKLSASAAFTNLLAMSGFTATICWICICWSQYNFRKQVIQRNATDKMLFKAPLFPYISLFGIWVQVLCLVLTLFNDELRGAFYFGAPAMIIPCCIYFFVSKKKNTKLVDRSISLKKVF
- a CDS encoding phosphomannose isomerase type II C-terminal cupin domain translates to MSEINQLGKVYERPWGTYQTINFTDKSQTKIITVKPQGQLSLQKHFKRAEHWVVVTGRPTITVDDNVREYNVGEHIFIPKEAIHRLENFTDSDIQIIEVQVGDYLGEDDIVRLEDIYKRN
- a CDS encoding S-(hydroxymethyl)glutathione dehydrogenase/class III alcohol dehydrogenase, with translation MSVKSKAAVAYKAGEPLSVEIVNVGLPKDNEVLVEIKATGICHTDAYTLSGRDPEGLFPAILGHEGAGEVIAVGKNVTSVKPGDHVIALYTPECRECEYCLNPKTNLCQAIRQTQGRGVMPDGSSRFTTLDGREIYHYMGCSTFSNYTVLPEIAVAKIRKDAPLDKVCYIGCGVTTGIGAVVKTANVEAGSSVVVFGLGGIGLNVIQGAKLVGAGQIVGVDINNDKKSLAEKYGMTDFVNPNEIDEDLVQHLIRLTGGGADYSFECIGNTTVMRQALECAHKGWGVSVIIGVAGAGEEISTRPFQLVTGRTWKGSAFGGMRGRTDVPMIVDWYMDGRIDIDNLITANIKIDDINKGFAEMHNNIRTVVTF